A window of the Candidatus Nitrosotalea okcheonensis genome harbors these coding sequences:
- a CDS encoding universal stress protein, translating to MSKNNQTKKNGTTTFEDSHVTINKILVAIDKSGYKNKATAYAVTLAKSLGAELTVIHVIAKSSFGATGDLLSYYRGGKLKAYQDALRNEAEKLLKKAVEFGENEGIQMHSEVIMDSSAEKAIIDYAKKQKMDLIVIGTKGMTGIEKFLMGSVANDVITYAHCPVLAIR from the coding sequence ATGTCTAAGAATAATCAAACCAAAAAAAATGGCACGACTACATTCGAAGATTCACATGTAACTATAAACAAAATCCTTGTTGCAATTGACAAGTCTGGATATAAGAACAAAGCAACTGCATATGCTGTAACTTTGGCAAAATCTTTGGGAGCGGAGTTAACTGTTATCCATGTGATAGCAAAGTCATCATTTGGGGCTACTGGAGATTTGCTTTCGTATTATAGGGGTGGAAAACTCAAGGCCTATCAAGACGCACTTAGAAATGAGGCTGAAAAATTACTCAAAAAAGCAGTAGAATTTGGTGAGAATGAAGGAATACAGATGCATTCTGAGGTTATAATGGATTCATCAGCAGAGAAAGCAATCATAGATTATGCCAAAAAACAGAAGATGGATTTGATTGTAATTGGAACAAAAGGCATGACGGGAATTGAAAAATTCCTTATGGGAAGTGTAGCTAATGATGTTATAACATATGCACACTGTCCAGTATTGGCTATAAGATAG